The nucleotide window TTATTCTTTTTTTGACGAAAATATAAAATGTAAAAATTTTAAAGGTATAAACTTTAAAGGTATAAACTTTAAAGAGAAATGACATCAAAAAGGGAATAAAAGATGTAAAGGCGTTAAAAAGGAAAGAAATTAAAAGGAAAGAAATTAAAAGGAAAGAAATTAAAAGGAAAGAAATTAAAAGGAAAGAAATTAAAAGGAAAGAAGGGTCGGAAGGTTCCGATTATTCAGAACAGATACCTGTAATGCTTTCCTTTGATAAATCAAATACCGTAACTCTATCTGTTTTATCATACATATCGAGTTTTGAGCCAGCCTCGATTTTTCCGATAATAGCCGCTGTAAGTCCGGCTTCTTCAAAAACCTTTCTGCATTCTTCGGCCTTTTCCGGATCTGCAGTAAACACATAACCTGTTCCGGGATGCACTTTTAGCCACTGTTCAAAATCCACATTGTCAGGTCTCGGGACTTTTTCGAGGTCTACGGCTGCACCAACTCCGCTTGTTTCACAGAGCATGCCAAGCGTCCCTATAAGTCCTGGGTTGCTGATGTCTTTTCCTGCTGTAGCAAGTTTTCTTTTCGCAATTTCCTGGGTCACAAGATAGCTTTTCCTGATTACTGCAGGGTCTTTAAAAGAAGTCGTATCCCAGCTATAAGAAGAGTTTGGCCCTATTTTTCCGTCCATATCGTAAGCTGCAATGACCAGGTCTCCAGGCCGGGCAGTATCGCTCCGGATTACGCAGTCTTTCTTCACTATCCCGATAATAGCGACGGAAATAGAGTTATAATCGGTATCAGGATGGACGTGCCCACCTACAACCGGAACTCCGAATTTCCTGACTCCTTCAGCCAGTCCTTCCATCAGTTCCTTACAGGCTTTCTCGGAATTTGAAGACGCAATATCTACCATAGCAAGAGGCTTTCCCCCCATTGCTGCGATGTCGTTTATATTAACAACTACAGCCCCATAGCCTGCCCACCAGGGACTTGCATCCAGTATCCTTCCCCAGATCCCATCTGCTGCAAAGAGGATAACATCATCTCCTCCTATATCTATAACTGCTGCATCGTCTCCAAAATCAACAATCGCGTTCTTGTACTCCGGACGAACGGCTTCGAAAACTGAAACGATGTCCTCAATCTGTTTTTTTCGGGTAACCCCTTCGAAGTTCTTTATCCCTTCTGCAAGTTTTTCTAGGTTCAATGTCAGGCTTCCTTTTGTTTTTAAAATTTATACAAATATTTCAATTATAGATACGAATATTAACAGTACAAGTGTAAGTGGTAGTAGTATAATACGGATATTAACAGTACAAGTGCGAGTAATCAGTAGTATAAATACGAGTACTTCAATAGTATAAACACGAATATTTCAGCAGTGTGAATACGAGTTAATCAATAACACAAATATGAAAGCATGTAATCAATACTACAAATATGAAAGCATGTAATCAATACTACAAATATGAAAGCATGTAATAATACAGATAATATTACCAATAAGCTATTCATGTAAGTAATATAGATAACATACCAGTAAGCTATGAATGAAAATAATATAGATAACATTACCAGTATGCTATCAATAAACTTAAACAGATTACGAAATTTCTCTTATGAAAGAATCTTGAGATATTTCCGTGAGTACCTATTCTTTTATCCTTTATCTTTTTTATTCTTTGTTTCATAGAGAAGAAGCGACAGCTTTTTATTAAGTAATTCAATCTTATTAAGGCCCTAATATAAGTATGGACATATAAAAATTCCATACTATTAAAAAAAGGAGTGAAAAAAATGGTAGCAAAAGTTAATGCCGAAGTTTGTACAGGCTGTGGATCCTGTGTAGATGAATGCCCAGCAGCCGCAATTTCTCTCAGTGACGATGATATTGCAGTTGTGGATGAAAGTGAATGCCTGGACTGCGGTGCATGCGAAGATGCCTGCCCGAACAATGCAATCACAATCGAGTAATTATTATAAATGCAATATTAAGTGTGTTTTTTAAAATAAATCTGAGAAGTGGAGTACTCTTACTCCGACTTTTCAGGTTTTGGTCGAGAATTTTTTTCAGGCTTTTAAGCCAGAACTCTTATTTGAACTCTTAATTAAAGCATTAATTAAAGCATTAATTAAAGCATTAATTAAAGCATTAATTAAAAATTTTTAATTTAAGAACTAAAAATTACTGATGTTATTGAAGAAGTAATTGATAGTTCTGGAATTCCTGCTCTTTTCAAGCTTTCTCCTTCCCATTTTCCTTAAGGACTTTTCTTGCTCTTTCGACGTCCTCTTTTGTCTGGATTTTTATGAGCTTTCTGCGTTCTTCGCTCATCTGCGACATGTCCTGAGAAAGGAGACCATAAGCATCAGCTCTACACTGCCTGCAGTGGCGCATCTGCAGGACGTAAGGTTCACACGTCTGTTGAACAGCTTTTCTTTCTTCTGCTGTAGGAGGCTCAATGTTTGCAAAAGCTCCCTGATTAATAAGGGGCATGATATTCATTATATATACCCCGAGTTCGTTGAGTTTTCTGGCAATCTCAACTACATGTTTATCATTAATACCCGGGATAAGAACGGTATTTACCTTGACAACAATAC belongs to Methanosarcina barkeri 3 and includes:
- a CDS encoding 4Fe-4S binding protein, with amino-acid sequence MVAKVNAEVCTGCGSCVDECPAAAISLSDDDIAVVDESECLDCGACEDACPNNAITIE
- a CDS encoding methanogenesis marker 2 protein translates to MNLEKLAEGIKNFEGVTRKKQIEDIVSVFEAVRPEYKNAIVDFGDDAAVIDIGGDDVILFAADGIWGRILDASPWWAGYGAVVVNINDIAAMGGKPLAMVDIASSNSEKACKELMEGLAEGVRKFGVPVVGGHVHPDTDYNSISVAIIGIVKKDCVIRSDTARPGDLVIAAYDMDGKIGPNSSYSWDTTSFKDPAVIRKSYLVTQEIAKRKLATAGKDISNPGLIGTLGMLCETSGVGAAVDLEKVPRPDNVDFEQWLKVHPGTGYVFTADPEKAEECRKVFEEAGLTAAIIGKIEAGSKLDMYDKTDRVTVFDLSKESITGICSE